Within the Bacillota bacterium genome, the region TTTTTCTAGTTCTTGCGGATCATTGATTGGCTGCTGACAGGAGTAGGCTTTGCAGACATAGGCTGTGGCTTTTCCGTCCATATTCTGTTTGTTCTGGGCAACGAGGGCAGTCTGAGCCGGGTCCTCTTCTTTTGGTTCTAGGGGTTTAAGAGTAACCCCGGCTTCCGGTGTAAACTTGTTATTGATTACAGAGAGTAGCTTTAATGTATCGTCTGCCTTCGGGTTGCCGACAATCACAATATCTGTGGGCGCTGTTTGGTCTAACCATGCAGCCATTAAGAAATGAGCATGTCCCGGGGGTGAGTTTGCCACACTCCCTCCGAATGCACTTAGCTGTCGCCGGCTCTTTTCTTCAAACTCCGGGTTACCTGTCAGCCGGCTCAGTCTTATGAGGTTTACCGCTGCAACGGAATTACCGGATGGCGTTGCCCCGTCATAAATTTCTTTTGGTCGGGCAATAAGTTTTTCGGCATCGTTACCGTACAGATAAAAACCCCCGTCTGTATCATCCCAGAAATATTTCAGCATGTCCTTGG harbors:
- a CDS encoding thioredoxin domain-containing protein; translation: KDMLKYFWDDTDGGFYLYGNDAEKLIARPKEIYDGATPSGNSVAAVNLIRLSRLTGNPEFEEKSRRQLSAFGGSVANSPPGHAHFLMAAWLDQTAPTDIVIVGNPKADDTLKLLSVINNKFTPEAGVTLKPLEPKEEDPAQTALVAQNKQNMDGKATAYVCKAYSCQQPINDPQELEKML